GTCCCACATCCAGGGCATGACCGATCCGATGGACGCCGCCGTGGAGGCGATCGCGACCGCATTGGAGTGGCTACCCAAGGACAAGCACATTGGGTTGCTGCTGGCGCCCGGCCGCTCCCCTGCCCTCACCGAATCGATGACCTCGGATATCGCCCTGCAGTTCGCACAGTCGGTGGTACGACGTTTCGACGTGGATTGGGCGGCCGCCGGGTTCGACGACGCCGATCTCGACGAGCTCGCCGAGTACCTGCTGCGCATCATCCAGTCGTTCGTCGTCGACCCGGGTCGCCCCCCGCGCACCGGGGCCGAGTTGCGCGCCTACCTGCGACGCTGGGTCGCTCCGGCGCTGAGGCCGGTGTGAGGGACGCGAATACCTGGATCGGCATCGGCAAAGTGGCGCGGCCGGCTTTCCCCACGGGCGGCGTGGCGACGGTGACTCTGTGATCAGGTGATCACACGACGGTCAACGGCAGCGACTTGCGCTCCTCGAACACCCAGGACGCAC
This genomic stretch from Mycolicibacterium fluoranthenivorans harbors:
- a CDS encoding TetR/AcrR family transcriptional regulator yields the protein MRTHGWSGAAPASDEEAVARILAAAGKAIDERGADFSIADVARTLGVTRQTVYRYFPSTDALLMQAGVVAAADFLERLASHIQGMTDPMDAAVEAIATALEWLPKDKHIGLLLAPGRSPALTESMTSDIALQFAQSVVRRFDVDWAAAGFDDADLDELAEYLLRIIQSFVVDPGRPPRTGAELRAYLRRWVAPALRPV